One genomic segment of Chryseobacterium phocaeense includes these proteins:
- a CDS encoding aspartate-semialdehyde dehydrogenase: MKVAVVGSTGMVGQVMLKVLEERNFPVTELIPVASERSVGKKVKYKQEEFTIVSMKDAIAAKPDIAIFSAGGSTSLEFAPLFAAAGTTVIDNSSAWRMDPDKKLVVPEINADVLTKEDKIIANPNCSTIQLVMVLGPLNKKYDLKRVIVSTYQSVTGTGKAAVDQLNGEISGNENVDKVYPYQIFKNALPHCDVFSDDDYTKEEIKLMKEPKKILGDDTFNLTATAVRVPVQGGHSESVNIEFENEFDLDEVRKILSETPGVVVVDNVKNNEYPMPLYSEGKDEVFVGRIRRDLSQPKTLNLWIVADNLRKGAATNAVQIAEYLAAHNLV, from the coding sequence ATGAAAGTAGCTGTAGTAGGTTCAACAGGAATGGTTGGACAAGTTATGCTTAAAGTTTTGGAGGAGAGAAACTTCCCTGTAACAGAATTAATTCCGGTAGCATCCGAAAGATCTGTAGGCAAGAAGGTGAAGTATAAACAGGAAGAATTTACGATTGTAAGCATGAAAGACGCTATAGCTGCCAAACCGGATATCGCCATTTTCTCTGCCGGAGGATCTACTTCTCTCGAATTCGCGCCTCTGTTTGCAGCAGCCGGAACCACAGTAATCGACAATTCTTCTGCATGGAGAATGGATCCTGACAAAAAGCTGGTGGTGCCGGAGATCAATGCTGATGTTCTGACCAAAGAGGATAAGATCATTGCGAATCCGAACTGCTCTACCATTCAGCTGGTCATGGTGCTGGGCCCATTGAATAAAAAATATGATCTGAAAAGAGTAATCGTTTCTACCTACCAGTCGGTAACAGGAACGGGAAAAGCTGCTGTAGACCAATTGAATGGAGAAATTAGCGGAAATGAAAATGTAGATAAGGTTTATCCTTACCAGATCTTCAAAAATGCGCTTCCGCATTGTGATGTGTTCAGTGATGATGATTACACGAAAGAAGAGATCAAATTAATGAAAGAACCTAAGAAAATTTTAGGGGATGATACGTTCAATCTTACCGCTACTGCTGTGAGGGTCCCTGTTCAGGGAGGCCATTCAGAAAGCGTGAATATTGAATTTGAAAACGAATTTGACCTTGATGAAGTAAGAAAAATCTTATCCGAAACCCCAGGCGTAGTGGTGGTAGACAACGTTAAAAACAACGAATATCCAATGCCGCTCTACTCTGAAGGGAAAGACGAAGTTTTCGTCGGCAGGATAAGACGCGATCTTTCACAGCCCAAAACGCTCAACCTCTGGATCGTAGCAGACAATCTGCGAAAAGGAGCCGCAACAAACGCTGTACAGATTGCAGAATACTTAGCAGCCCACAACTTAGTTTAA
- a CDS encoding lanthionine synthetase LanC family protein, whose amino-acid sequence MKAEEYYHTLKNHLRKNGHAFPGTGLNGRCAIVIFMFEYYRISSDTEAYNYGIELLEAELNEIDLITNISLYDGLCGIGWAVQYLSKENMIDLDADTYLPQYIEKHLEKFRDSQINFTHPIQLEYLSDLLFYFATRFSFTRRKLQKKKYSNILNQNFIILHNQFLQIEKYHSLQHLSFENIFPVVRACVYAYEIGFKSALVPVLLRKALSWLKDLKTQKKQTVFEQYILKKATKYASSSKHTAGNYTIKSKIPENNAETEQHITGIWNTSITHNLIQNMIALNPEKDLGLEYILEYQYNS is encoded by the coding sequence ATGAAAGCTGAAGAATATTATCATACTTTAAAAAATCATCTCCGGAAAAATGGGCATGCTTTTCCCGGTACAGGTTTAAACGGCAGATGCGCCATCGTCATTTTTATGTTTGAGTATTACAGGATCTCTTCAGACACGGAAGCCTATAATTACGGAATCGAGCTGCTGGAAGCAGAATTAAATGAAATAGACCTGATCACCAATATATCGCTGTATGATGGACTGTGCGGTATAGGCTGGGCCGTGCAGTACCTGTCCAAAGAAAATATGATTGACCTTGATGCAGATACCTACCTTCCCCAATATATAGAAAAACACCTGGAAAAATTCCGCGATTCCCAGATCAACTTCACACATCCCATACAGCTTGAGTATCTCAGCGATCTTCTATTTTATTTTGCCACCAGATTTTCGTTTACCCGAAGAAAGCTTCAAAAGAAAAAGTATTCCAACATCCTCAATCAGAACTTTATTATCCTTCACAATCAATTTCTGCAGATAGAAAAATACCATTCTTTACAACATCTGTCTTTTGAAAATATATTTCCTGTGGTAAGAGCTTGCGTATATGCTTATGAAATCGGCTTCAAATCTGCGCTGGTCCCTGTTCTGCTGCGAAAAGCCTTATCATGGCTCAAAGACCTGAAAACTCAGAAAAAACAAACCGTTTTCGAACAGTATATTTTAAAAAAAGCAACAAAATATGCTTCTTCTTCAAAACATACTGCAGGAAATTACACTATAAAATCTAAAATTCCTGAAAACAATGCCGAAACAGAGCAACACATTACAGGAATATGGAATACCAGCATCACCCATAATCTTATTCAAAATATGATTGCATTAAACCCGGAAAAAGACCTGGGATTAGAGTATATATTAGAATACCAGTATAATTCCTGA
- a CDS encoding thiopeptide-type bacteriocin biosynthesis protein, with translation MQNNIQRIFSPGDQWLYYNIFCGYHAADSILTDHLSSLSESLLSEGLIDQWFFIRYNDPSYHIRYRVRLKDQNHVGLIINTLNGLLKNLVSDEYIWKLQIDTYTREIERYGTSSMETAEKIFFYDSRNIINILSSLNEDQENIRSLWALKLIDFYLSVFKFSLAEKLAFTEKLRNYFYGEFRIDKNTKKQFDKLYTENKQVIDAFLNKKTNRISKTLMAASASEILRLKEKKLLTIDFHNLMSSFIHMSLNRLFIGDNRMHELVSYDFIWRYYKTQHYFNTTPAHHES, from the coding sequence ATGCAAAATAATATTCAGCGGATTTTTTCCCCAGGTGACCAATGGCTTTATTATAATATATTCTGCGGATATCATGCTGCCGATTCCATTTTAACTGACCATCTCAGTTCTTTAAGCGAATCATTGCTGTCTGAAGGCCTGATCGATCAGTGGTTTTTTATACGGTATAATGACCCTTCCTATCATATCAGGTACAGGGTAAGGCTAAAAGACCAGAACCATGTAGGCTTAATCATAAACACCCTGAACGGATTGCTGAAGAACCTGGTTTCGGACGAGTACATCTGGAAATTACAGATTGACACTTACACAAGAGAGATTGAAAGATATGGCACCTCCAGTATGGAAACGGCAGAAAAAATCTTCTTTTATGACAGCAGGAATATCATAAACATCCTCTCTTCCCTTAATGAAGATCAGGAAAACATCCGCAGCTTGTGGGCACTAAAGCTGATTGATTTTTATTTATCTGTTTTTAAATTTTCACTCGCAGAAAAATTAGCATTTACGGAGAAACTAAGAAATTATTTTTACGGCGAGTTCAGGATTGATAAAAACACCAAGAAACAATTTGATAAGCTCTATACTGAAAACAAGCAGGTAATTGATGCATTTTTAAATAAAAAAACAAACAGAATCAGCAAAACGCTCATGGCAGCAAGCGCTTCAGAAATCCTTCGCCTCAAAGAAAAAAAACTTCTTACTATAGATTTCCACAATTTAATGTCAAGTTTTATCCATATGTCCCTTAACAGGCTTTTTATAGGAGACAACAGGATGCATGAGCTGGTTTCCTATGATTTCATATGGAGATATTATAAAACGCAGCATTATTTCAATACAACCCCTGCCCATCATGAAAGCTGA
- a CDS encoding lantibiotic dehydratase family protein, translating into MSKFPYKVLDQYVLRTPSKPLNILTTLFQDKDISEKQLKDVAGDPFFQEALFLASPLLYDTLLKWLEGNLNKDKEEKLKISLLKYISRMSSRCTPFGLFAGYSLGQLEDHHEIEINEEHQYLRYTRLDMQYLLTFSQYISTDKKLRNHFSYHLNTSIYKTGNQYRYIEYTYPGGLQRVHHIEAVDSSPYLEHIFSKASGGTTIKALADELVQYDPEINPKEARRFITELIDNQLLISNISGSSVGEDYFTSITRVLSSAQNSYSENFTEISKGLSQLDTKIPNPISSYYTLKDKIDELGVKTDRKYLFQTDLSVTAQKNMLDKRIIKDLQDGLDMLNKLSYISEKKDSPLLENFITKFKKRYEDREIPLPIALDNEMGIGFGIHNQIIPGNHFLENLHLPLQRKRKEEIKWNAASTLLHNKITEALRKNLKVITLNSADIAENTDEMWNDIHDTFSLMVEIVHTDQQQKIFFHGFSGASGANLFGRFCSSDSSLKEHTQHIIDIEKEIRKNSVIAEISHIPESRIGNVICRPSFADYEIPYLSRSEKEAKFQISPADLMVSVRNNKVVLRSKKLNKYIIPRLTTAHNFSSNSLPVYHFLCELQSQGSRYGLGLNLGQMEKKYKYIPRIEYKQCILKAATWNLSKEDLSIFTKKYASDEELFDLMQETRKEWNLPQYIVFAEHDNDLLINLDNISSIKMLADTIGNRESFTLKEFLYTDEEQLVKRNGNSFTNQFVFTFYNNQKLSAIKNAK; encoded by the coding sequence ATGAGTAAGTTTCCTTATAAGGTTTTAGATCAATATGTTTTAAGGACTCCTTCGAAACCTCTTAATATATTGACAACCCTTTTTCAGGATAAAGATATTTCCGAAAAGCAGTTAAAGGATGTAGCAGGTGATCCTTTTTTTCAGGAAGCCTTATTCCTGGCATCACCATTACTGTATGACACCCTTTTAAAATGGCTCGAAGGAAATTTAAATAAAGACAAAGAAGAAAAATTAAAAATATCTTTGCTTAAATACATCAGCAGGATGTCTTCACGCTGCACTCCGTTCGGCTTATTTGCCGGTTATTCATTGGGACAGCTGGAAGATCATCACGAAATAGAAATAAATGAAGAGCATCAATATCTAAGGTATACAAGACTGGATATGCAGTACCTCCTCACCTTTTCCCAGTACATATCCACCGATAAAAAGCTGCGGAATCATTTCAGCTATCACCTCAACACCAGCATTTATAAAACAGGAAATCAATACAGATATATAGAATACACCTATCCCGGCGGGCTGCAGAGGGTTCATCATATTGAAGCCGTTGATAGCAGTCCTTATTTAGAGCATATTTTCAGTAAAGCCTCCGGTGGAACAACAATCAAAGCATTAGCCGATGAACTTGTGCAGTACGACCCAGAGATCAACCCTAAAGAAGCCCGGAGATTCATTACGGAGCTCATAGATAATCAACTGCTCATCAGTAACATCAGCGGTTCATCTGTAGGAGAGGATTATTTCACGTCTATCACCCGTGTACTTTCTTCCGCGCAAAATAGTTACAGTGAAAACTTTACGGAAATAAGCAAAGGGCTTTCTCAGCTGGATACAAAAATTCCAAACCCCATCAGCTCATATTATACACTAAAAGATAAGATTGATGAGTTGGGCGTAAAAACGGACCGTAAATACCTTTTCCAGACAGATCTGTCCGTCACTGCACAAAAAAACATGCTGGATAAAAGAATTATAAAAGATCTCCAGGACGGACTGGACATGCTCAATAAGCTATCGTACATTTCGGAAAAGAAGGACAGTCCTTTGCTGGAAAACTTTATTACAAAATTCAAAAAAAGATATGAAGACCGGGAAATACCCTTGCCTATTGCATTGGATAACGAAATGGGAATCGGCTTCGGAATACACAACCAAATTATTCCCGGAAACCATTTCCTGGAAAACCTTCACTTACCACTACAAAGGAAAAGAAAAGAGGAAATAAAATGGAATGCGGCCAGTACACTTCTTCACAATAAGATCACTGAAGCCCTCAGAAAGAATTTAAAAGTAATTACCCTCAACTCTGCCGATATTGCGGAAAATACGGATGAAATGTGGAACGATATTCACGATACGTTTTCTCTGATGGTAGAAATTGTACATACTGATCAGCAGCAGAAAATCTTTTTCCATGGATTCAGCGGGGCAAGCGGGGCTAATTTATTTGGCCGGTTCTGTTCGTCAGATTCTTCATTGAAAGAACATACCCAACATATTATTGATATCGAAAAGGAAATAAGAAAGAACTCTGTTATTGCGGAAATATCCCATATCCCCGAATCAAGGATAGGAAACGTCATCTGCCGTCCCAGCTTTGCAGATTATGAGATCCCCTACCTGTCAAGATCTGAAAAAGAGGCTAAATTTCAGATAAGCCCTGCTGATCTGATGGTTTCCGTACGAAATAATAAAGTAGTATTACGATCAAAAAAATTGAACAAATATATCATTCCACGGCTTACTACTGCTCATAATTTCAGCAGCAATTCACTGCCGGTCTACCATTTTCTATGCGAACTGCAGAGTCAGGGAAGCCGGTACGGGCTTGGCCTGAACCTGGGCCAAATGGAAAAAAAATACAAATACATTCCCCGGATAGAATACAAACAATGCATCCTGAAAGCTGCCACCTGGAATCTCAGCAAAGAAGATCTTTCCATTTTCACCAAAAAATATGCTTCGGATGAAGAGCTTTTTGATCTGATGCAGGAAACACGCAAGGAATGGAATCTCCCCCAATATATTGTATTTGCAGAACATGACAATGATCTACTCATCAACCTTGACAATATCAGCAGTATAAAAATGCTGGCAGACACCATTGGAAACCGGGAAAGCTTCACACTCAAAGAATTTCTGTATACGGATGAAGAACAGCTGGTGAAAAGAAACGGAAACAGCTTTACCAACCAGTTTGTCTTTACCTTTTATAATAACCAAAAACTTTCTGCCATCAAAAATGCAAAATAA
- a CDS encoding lanthionine synthetase LanC family protein, producing MLSAQLIKDLDQKLHDIYIHLGNHYTQYNRIGALNGLAGIALFQFYCEESLGLSSDNGINTINFCIEKINNGQFSASYCNGLAGFAWLLNHLEENGFADKDEFSSILSVTDTHIENHLQQCILNGNYDFFHGALGAVFYLLKRSGSNRDYENSISLLFSKLPDLYTTISDYDLCKFAVSETVGGKLKKMLHLGPAHGIAGLTAILSLTYDKGYFREQSLEWVNTFVRFLLESEMPPDSVSQFPMWTDLETKEKAFSSLSWCSGDTGIGAALLNASDITGHSTWKDQSVAILKKASGRREIEQSMIKGYGICHGYFGASRIFSRANAANPSWELKEASHYWLKKGMDALTITDESPLSILNGLAGAGLVMLDFQQNKFGSWDECLLIS from the coding sequence ATGCTTTCAGCTCAACTCATAAAAGACCTTGATCAAAAATTACACGATATTTACATCCATCTGGGAAATCATTATACACAATATAACAGGATAGGAGCACTCAATGGACTGGCCGGAATTGCTCTTTTCCAGTTTTACTGCGAAGAAAGTCTGGGCTTGTCTTCCGATAATGGTATTAATACTATCAATTTCTGCATCGAAAAAATAAACAATGGACAGTTTTCCGCTTCCTACTGTAACGGCCTGGCCGGCTTTGCCTGGCTTCTGAATCATCTGGAGGAGAACGGTTTTGCAGACAAGGATGAATTTTCCTCAATATTATCAGTGACAGACACCCATATCGAAAATCACCTGCAGCAATGTATACTGAATGGTAATTACGACTTTTTTCATGGCGCCCTGGGAGCGGTCTTCTACCTTCTAAAAAGATCCGGAAGCAACAGAGACTATGAGAATTCAATTTCTTTACTATTTTCAAAACTTCCTGATCTGTATACCACAATCAGTGATTACGATCTTTGCAAATTTGCCGTTTCAGAAACCGTAGGGGGAAAGCTGAAAAAAATGCTTCATCTGGGCCCGGCTCACGGGATTGCAGGCCTTACTGCCATACTCAGCCTGACTTACGACAAAGGGTATTTCCGGGAACAATCCCTGGAATGGGTCAATACTTTTGTCCGGTTCCTTTTGGAATCCGAAATGCCACCAGATTCCGTCTCTCAATTTCCCATGTGGACCGATCTGGAAACTAAAGAAAAAGCATTCAGCAGCCTGAGCTGGTGTTCAGGAGATACGGGGATAGGAGCAGCCCTGCTCAACGCCTCAGATATAACGGGACATTCAACATGGAAGGATCAGTCAGTCGCTATTTTGAAAAAAGCATCCGGGAGAAGAGAAATAGAACAATCGATGATCAAAGGCTACGGAATATGTCATGGCTACTTCGGTGCTTCAAGGATTTTTTCAAGAGCAAACGCAGCAAACCCATCATGGGAACTTAAAGAAGCCTCTCATTATTGGCTCAAAAAAGGTATGGATGCACTGACCATAACAGACGAATCCCCACTGAGTATTCTTAACGGATTGGCAGGAGCCGGGCTTGTAATGCTGGATTTCCAACAAAATAAATTTGGCAGCTGGGATGAATGCCTATTAATTTCATAA